One window of Trichoderma breve strain T069 chromosome 3, whole genome shotgun sequence genomic DNA carries:
- a CDS encoding sugar transporter domain-containing protein translates to MLRSTPTGTWIPAWVPESTTTVSVLLLICSMVQSATGGYDGSMLNGLNILPSYTDYFNLNSATTGLNTASVFIGGFFGPIFAGVMTDRLGRRPAIFWGSVVTLLGIILQTAAQNIAMFVVARIILGWGSAISSVAGAVYLSETFASRYRAWGVGILNNFYYVGSLIAAGVTLGTGQWQSTWAWRVPSLLQGIFSFACILVLPFIPESPRWLVSKERYEDARLSVAQTNADGDITNPVVVAVYKEIVDTLEWERKNGMTMSPREIIKTPTARKRTLIGASVGPFSCIAGNVIASYYLGNELDTAGITDYNDQLKANVVLNVWCLFCAFGGTHLAAVWGRKPTALLSQSLMIVCLFIIGGLSKMYADNPDGASNSLIYGDVAVMFIFQGIYSIAFTPLLYLYPPEVMNYPIRANGLALANFSLNGLALLLTFVMPIALTNIGWKTYIINGSWDIVTLVLIAVYWVETKGKTLEEIDAIFEGEKHSSVPDIEDIRTGKKTVDVTQIELELHDEIGLKSHEA, encoded by the exons ATGCTTCGCAGCACCCCAACAGGGACTTGGATCCCGGCCTGGGTCCCGGAATCGACCACAACCGTCTCTGTTCTTCTGTTGATCTGCTCCATGGTTCAGTCCGCAACTGGTGGCTACGATGGCTCCATGCTCAACGGCCTGAACATTTTGCCTTCATACACAGATTACTTCAACTTGAACAGTGCTACTACCGGCCTCAACACCGCGTCCGTCTTTATcggcggcttctttggcCCGATTTTCGCTGGTGTCATGACTGATCGTCTCGGTCGTCGtcccgccatcttctgggGCTCAGTAGTCACGCTATTGGGCATTATTTTGCAAACCGCAGCACAAAACATTGCCATGTTTGTTGTTGCGAGAATCATCCTTGGATGGGGTAGTGCCATTTCGTCCGTTGCAGGCGCCGTCTATCTGAGTGAAACATTTGCGAGCAGATATCGCGCATGGGGTGTTGGT ATTCTGAACAACTTCTACTATGTTGGTTCGCTAATCGCTGCCGGAGTCACTCTTGGCACAGGCCAGTGGCAGTCTACGTGGGCCTGGCGTGTTCCATCGCTGCTCCAGGgaatcttctcctttgcttGTATTCTCGTGCTGCCTTTTATTCCTGAATCACCCCGTTGGCTGGTCAGCAAAGAGCGCTACGAAGACGCTCGACTCTCTGTCGCTCAGACTAACGCCGATGGTGACATAACTAACCCGGTTGTGGTGGCCGTCTACAAAGAGATTGTCGACACTCTTGAatgggagaggaagaacGGCATGACGATGAGTCCCAGGGAAATCATCAAGACCCCGACGGCGCGAAAGAGAACCTTGATTGGAGCATCGGTCGGACCCTTCTCATGCATTGCTGGAAATGTCATCGCATCGTATTATCTTGGGAACGAGCTGGACACGGCGGGTATTACAGACTACAATGACCAACTCAAGGCT AATGTTGTCCTCAATGTCTGGTGTCTGTTCTGCGCATTCGGCGGCACTCATTTGGCCGCGGTATGGGGTCGAAAGCCCACTGCGCTGCTTTCACAGAGTCTCATGATTGTGTGCCTCTTTATCATCGGCGGCTTGTCCAAGATGTACGCTGATAACCCGGATGGTGCCTCCAATAGTTTGATCTACGGAGATGTTGCCGTCATGTTCATCTTCCAGGGAATTTACTCTATTGCTTTCACGCCCTTGCTATATCTTTACCCACCGGAGGTCATGAACTACCCTATTCGCGCCAACGGATTGGCATTGGCCAATTTTAGTTTGAATGGATTGGC TCTCCTCCTCACGTTCGTGATGCCTATTGCGCTGACCAACATTGGATGGAAAACGTACATCATTAACGGCTCATGGGACATTGTCACGCTTGTCCTCATT GCCGTCTATTGGGTAGAGACAAAGGGCAAAACCTTGGAAGAAATCGACGCCATCTTCGAGGGAGAGAAGCATTCATCCGTGCCTGATATTGAGGATATCCGAACTGGCAAGAAGACTGTGGATGTGACACAAATAGAACTTGAACTCCACGACGAAATCGGGCTAAAGAGTCACGAGGCTTAA
- a CDS encoding metallopeptidase family m81 domain-containing protein: protein MSKRPVIAVAGLACETSTFSPAVTLAPAFHPKRGDEIVDRYEFLHADKPLGIDAEWKGALIGHALPGGIVTREAFETLSKEIVERLQVIVAENKVDGLWFDIHGAMCVQELDDVEAELLRRVRAVIGPDVIVSASMDLHGNVSRELAHMCDLITCYRMAPHEDAMDTKERACRNLVNILQGKEPGVRPLEAWIPVPILLPGEQTSTRIEPAKHIYAAVPEVEAEDGVLDAAIWVGYAWADEPRNRAAIVVTGWDEAAVARGAEKLANLFWDARADFKFVAPTGSFAECLDAAVKSPPEERPYFISDSGDNPTAGGSGDMTWGLTRLLERPEFKSPDSGYTVIYASVPGPKAIETAVAAGVGATVTVTAGADVDNLHAPPLTMTGRVHSIKHGDRDAVTEVVLQVGSVYAILTKLRKPYHKEKDFTDLNLTPRSADIVIVKIGYLEPQLYDMAKGWMLGLTPGGVDQDLKRLGHHRIRRPMWPFDENFEKMPDLKTVWIDKSNEPLSGPDV from the coding sequence ATGTCGAAGCGTCCGGTTATCGCCGTTGCTGGCCTTGCCTGCGAGACATCGACCTTTTCGCCCGCCGTCACGCTTGCCCCGGCCTTCCACCCCAAGCGCGGCGATGAGATTGTCGACCGATACGAGTTCCTCCACGCCGATAAGCCGCTGGGGATAGATGCAGAGTGGAAGGGCGCGCTCATCGGACATGCGCTCCCCGGAGGCATTGTGACTCGCGAGGCCTTTGAGACGCTCtccaaggagattgtggaAAGGCTGCAGGTGATTGTCGCAGAGAACAAGGTCGATGGCTTGTGGTTCGACATCCACGGCGCCATGTGCGTGCAAGAGCTGGACGACGTAGAAGCCGAGCTGCTGAGGCGCGTTCGTGCTGTCATCGGCCCGGATGTCATTGTATCGGCGTCGATGGATCTGCATGGCAACGTCTCGCGGGAGCTGGCGCACATGTGCGATCTCATCACCTGCTACCGCATGGCACCGCACGAAGATGCCATGGACACCAAAGAGCGAGCGTGCCGTAACCTCGTCAACATCTTGCAGGGAAAGGAGCCTGGAGTGCGGCCGTTGGAAGCTTGGATTCCTGTGCctattcttcttcctggagAGCAGACCTCGACGCGAATTGAACCTGCCAAGCACATTTACGCCGCAGTACCAGAAGTGGAAGCTGAGGATGGCGTTTTGGATGCGGCAATCTGGGTGGGCTATGCCTGGGCTGACGAGCCTAGAAACCGCGCCGCCATTGTTGTCACCGGATGGGATGAAGCGGCAGTTGCTCGAGGAgcagagaagctggccaacctGTTCTGGGATGCGCGAGCTGACTTCAAGTTTGTTGCGCCCACGGGCAGTTTTGCCGAGTgtctggatgctgctgtcaagTCACCTCCTGAGGAGCGTCCATACTTTATCTCTGATTCCGGTGATAATCCCACGGCTGGCGGCTCGGGAGACATGACTTGGGGACTGACGAGATTGCTTGAGCGGCCCGAGTTCAAGTCGCCTGATTCTGGATACACAGTCATTTATGCAAGTGTTCCAGGGCCCAAGGCGATTGAGACGGCCGTTGCCGCAGGTGTTGGAGCAACTGTTACTGTGACTGCTGGAGCCGACGTCGACAACCTACACGCACCTCCGCTTACAATGACTGGTCGAGTTCACTCCATCAAGCACGGCGATCGTGATGCCGTAACCGAAGTTGTCTTGCAAGTTGGATCAGTATACGCCATCTTGACCAAATTGCGAAAGCCGTACCACAAAGAAAAGGACTTTACCGATCTAAATCTCACCCCACGATCCGCCGACATTGTCATTGTTAAGATTGGGTACCTTGAGCCGCAGCTGTATGATATGGCCAAGGGCTGGATGCTTGGGCTGACGCCAGGCGGCGTTGACCAAGATTTAAAGAGGCTGGGTCATCATCGGATACGGAGACCTATGTGGCCTTTTGACGAGaactttgagaagatgccCGACTTGAAGACGGTATGGATTGATAAGTCAAATGAGCCGTTGAGTGGCCCAGACGTTTGA
- a CDS encoding lactonase, 7-bladed beta-propeller domain-containing protein, with protein sequence MKFSTLASISLTGLSAALAAPSGNQGSKGAVFALTNAVNNEVIAFSRSADGTLVKTGTYPTGGNGQGVDFDTQGGLQLSADHRFLYAVNPANDHVTVFEVNGSNLKRIQSIYAGDQPLSISLSSNGYAYVLDGSVASTGIFGFKVNRATGLLSPITNSTIATSNPIGVPGTVAFSPDGHSLIVTNKIGSTIDIFTVGSTGHASLAPFTSVSSSGLRPFGAVFGRSNNLYVVESGLPALGNAGLSTYKLHGGQAPVLEPLTKSEKNQQTDGCWVVVTPDEKYAYTASFITSAISSYSVAKNGTATLIKGDAALTGDGSEPVDLALSSDGTYLYNLLRGAGAIAAWKIQADGSLQSIGGSFGKGQGIPVADGASGLAAY encoded by the coding sequence ATGAAGTTCTCTACTCTCGCCTCCATCAGCCTTACTGGCCTCTCTGCTGCCTTAGCCGCTCCCAGCGGTAatcaaggcagcaaaggcgCCGTCTTCGCCCTGACAAACGCCGTCAACAACGAAGTCATTGCATTCTCCCGCAGTGCAGATGGCACTCTGGTCAAGACCGGAACCTATCCCACCGGCGGCAACGGCCAGGGCGTCGACTTTGACACTCAGGGGGGCCTTCAGCTCAGCGCTGACCACAGGTTCCTCTATGCCGTCAACCCGGCCAACGACCATGTCACCGTCTTCGAGGTGAATGGATCCAACCTCAAGAGGATCCAGTCCATCTATGCCGGTGATCAGCCCCTTTCCATTTCCCTGAGCAGCAATGGATATGCCTATGTGCTTGACGGGTCCGTCGCCTCAACCGGCATCTTTGGTTTCAAGGTGAACAGGGCCACTGGTCTTCTTTCGCCCATTACAAACTCCACCATTGCCACCAGCAACCCTATTGGTGTTCCAGGCACCGTTGCATTTTCCCCTGATGGCCACTCCCTCATTGTTACCAACAAAATCGGCAGCACCATCGACATCTTCACTGTGGGATCCACGGGACACGCAAGCCTAGCACCCTTCACCTCCGTCTCATCCAGCGGTCTCCGTCCCTTTGGCGCAGTCTTTGGCCGCTCCAACAACCTCTACGTCGTCGAGTCCGGCCTGCCTGCTCTAGGCAACGCAGGTCTCTCCACGTACAAGCTGCACGGCGGCCAAGCCCCCGTCCTGGAGCCCCTCACCAAGTCCGAGAAGAACCAACAGACGGACGGATGCTGGGTCGTCGTTACCCCTGACGAAAAGTACGCCTACACTGCCAGCTTCATCACCAgcgccatctccagctacTCTGTTGCCAAGAACGGCACCGCCACCCTGATCAAGGGTGACGCCGCCCTCACTGGCGATGGAAGCGAGCCCGTCGATCTTGCCTTGAGCAGTGACGGAACTTACCTTTACAACTTGCTCCGTGGCGCTGGTGCTATTGCTGCATGGAAGATCCAGGCTGACGGCTCTCTGCAGTCCATTGGTGGATCTTTCGGCAAGGGACAGGGCATCCCGGTTGCAGATGGTGCTTCGGGCCTGGCTGCATACTAA